In Populus alba chromosome 9, ASM523922v2, whole genome shotgun sequence, a genomic segment contains:
- the LOC118058797 gene encoding thaumatin-like protein 1b isoform X2 produces MDHLFLSLTLFTLISLSSFSGVEPITFKFINKCRHTIWPGLLSGAGTAQLPTTGFYLNSGKSRTVKIPRSWSGRVWGRTLCSQDRTGKFSCLTGDCGSGKVECLGSGAQPPATLAEFTLNGADGLDFYDVSLVDGYNLPMLVIPKKVTRGGCGATGCLIDLNGACPKELRLSPATGGKGAVACRSACEAFGDPRFCCSEGYATPETCGPSVYSLFFKHACPRSYSYAYDDKTSTYTCAATDYDIIFCPLPYTSQKLLALRKDGVELPLVNKTTMYQRSHGASSPGR; encoded by the exons ATGGatcatctctttctctctctcactctttTCACTCTCATCtccctctcttctttctctg GAGTAGAACCGATTACTTTCAAATTCATCAACAAGTGTAGGCACACGATATGGCCTGGTTTGCTATCTGGCGCAGGGACAGCACAACTCCCTACTACAGGGTTTTACCTCAATAGCGGTAAATCAAGAACAGTTAAGATTCCAAGATCTTGGTCGGGTCGGGTCTGGGGTCGGACCCTTTGCTCCCAAGATCGGACTGGCAAATTTTCATGTCTCACAGGTGATTGCGGGTCTGGTAAAGTTGAGTGTTTAGGTAGTGGGGCCCAACCACCTGCCACGTTGGCGGAGTTTACCTTGAACGGTGCTGATGGGTTAGATTTTTATGATGTCAGCTTAGTGGACGGTTATAATTTACCTATGCTGGTTATCCCTAAGAAAGTGACACGCGGAGGTTGTGGCGCGACGGGGTGCTTGATTGACTTGAATGGCGCGTGTCCGAAGGAATTGAGGTTGTCCCCCGCGACAGGCGGCAAGGGTGCGGTGGCGTGTAGAAGCGCTTGTGAAGCGTTTGGTGACCCGAGATTTTGTTGCAGTGAGGGGTATGCTACGCCCGAGACATGTGGACCATCCGTGTATTCCTTGTTTTTTAAACATGCTTGCCCACGCTCCTATAGCTACGCGTATGATGACAAGACCAGCACGTACACCTGTGCCGCTACAGACTACGATATCATATTTTGTCCATTGCCTTATACCAG CCAGAAATTGCTGGCGTTGCGAAAAGATGGGGTGGAGCTCCCACTTGTGAACAAGACTACGATGTACCAACGAAGCCATGGTGCTTCATCTCCAG GCAGATAG
- the LOC118058797 gene encoding thaumatin-like protein 1b isoform X1: MDHLFLSLTLFTLISLSSFSGVEPITFKFINKCRHTIWPGLLSGAGTAQLPTTGFYLNSGKSRTVKIPRSWSGRVWGRTLCSQDRTGKFSCLTGDCGSGKVECLGSGAQPPATLAEFTLNGADGLDFYDVSLVDGYNLPMLVIPKKVTRGGCGATGCLIDLNGACPKELRLSPATGGKGAVACRSACEAFGDPRFCCSEGYATPETCGPSVYSLFFKHACPRSYSYAYDDKTSTYTCAATDYDIIFCPLPYTSQKLLALRKDGVELPLVNKTTMYQRSHGASSPGVVQLQFLAGAASIVTALLLFRPPLFPL, from the exons ATGGatcatctctttctctctctcactctttTCACTCTCATCtccctctcttctttctctg GAGTAGAACCGATTACTTTCAAATTCATCAACAAGTGTAGGCACACGATATGGCCTGGTTTGCTATCTGGCGCAGGGACAGCACAACTCCCTACTACAGGGTTTTACCTCAATAGCGGTAAATCAAGAACAGTTAAGATTCCAAGATCTTGGTCGGGTCGGGTCTGGGGTCGGACCCTTTGCTCCCAAGATCGGACTGGCAAATTTTCATGTCTCACAGGTGATTGCGGGTCTGGTAAAGTTGAGTGTTTAGGTAGTGGGGCCCAACCACCTGCCACGTTGGCGGAGTTTACCTTGAACGGTGCTGATGGGTTAGATTTTTATGATGTCAGCTTAGTGGACGGTTATAATTTACCTATGCTGGTTATCCCTAAGAAAGTGACACGCGGAGGTTGTGGCGCGACGGGGTGCTTGATTGACTTGAATGGCGCGTGTCCGAAGGAATTGAGGTTGTCCCCCGCGACAGGCGGCAAGGGTGCGGTGGCGTGTAGAAGCGCTTGTGAAGCGTTTGGTGACCCGAGATTTTGTTGCAGTGAGGGGTATGCTACGCCCGAGACATGTGGACCATCCGTGTATTCCTTGTTTTTTAAACATGCTTGCCCACGCTCCTATAGCTACGCGTATGATGACAAGACCAGCACGTACACCTGTGCCGCTACAGACTACGATATCATATTTTGTCCATTGCCTTATACCAG CCAGAAATTGCTGGCGTTGCGAAAAGATGGGGTGGAGCTCCCACTTGTGAACAAGACTACGATGTACCAACGAAGCCATGGTGCTTCATCTCCAGGTGTGGTTCAACTGCAATTTCTTGCTGGCGCCGCCTCTATAGTAACGGCACTTTTGCTCTTTCGGCCACCTTTATTTCCCTTGTGA
- the LOC140955965 gene encoding uncharacterized protein, producing MDDLTDDLLLEILLRLPSAKSAIRCMLVCKRWCSLIPTRSFITRFKTHHTNEKKKKICDYDAAYQCPLSVFITTEIEDPEDGIVLITPNDELEENLYTLEFLPKKEKYVSVKASCDDLLFCLASDENYTVTNQYICNPFTEKWLLLPPPPKRSSYTPRGLSAFSGLVCEPNSPVRDVQGQEYEPRFRVLEFTPISELDACMDVYCSETGKWNEVILSGRQYDSFLNVVSHDGKLHWYNGSDVVTYDPFDGGQTIFIDGSEIVLSRSDPWINRSECLGVCRGFLRCMRLEYAVVGGDDDNLSVWELKDYESRRMILTLKISFDNMIFKDPDLRHVSMSSMSMFAPEATAFHPNNKDVVCLFVFPHFILCNIQSGEFEIINPSLYGKEQYAYKVLPIALPWWPTPVSTIP from the coding sequence ATGGATGATCTGACGGATGATCTGCTGCTTGAAATTCTACTTCGACTTCCATCCGCAAAATCTGCCATTCGTTGCATGTTGGTCTGCAAACGGTGGTGTTCTTTAATCCCTACTCGTTCTTTTATTACCCGATTTAAAACCCACCATAccaatgaaaagaagaagaaaatttgtGATTATGATGCTGCATACCAATGCCCCCTCAGTGTCTTCATTACTACAGAAATTGAAGATCCAGAAGATGGTATTGTTTTGATTACTCCCAATGATGAGCTGGAAGAGAATCTATACACATTAGAATTTCTTCCGAAGAAAGAAAAGTACGTTTCTGTTAAGGCATCATGCGATGACTTACTATTCTGCCTGGCAAGTGACGAGAATTACACTGTCACGAATCAGTATATCTGCAATCCCTTTACAGAGAAATGGCTTCTTCTCCCTCCACCTCCCAAAAGAAGCAGCTATACGCCACGTGGTCTGTCGGCTTTTTCTGGGCTGGTTTGTGAGCCAAATTCTCCGGTACGGGATGTTCAAGGACAAGAATATGAACCGCGGTTTAGGGTACTGGAGTTTACTCCAATATCAGAGCTTGATGCTTGTATGGATGTATATTGTTCTGAAACTGGAAAATGGAATGAAGTTATTCTCTCCGGTCGGCAGTACGACTCTTTCCTCAATGTTGTTTCACATGATGGAAAGTTGCATTGGTACAACGGCAGTGATGTTGTCACTTATGATCCCTTTGATGGTGGTCAAACTATTTTCATTGATGGATCTGAAATTGTACTCTCACGGTCTGACCCTTGGATCAATCGTAGTGAATGTCTTGGGGTATGCCGAGGGTTTTTGCGGTGCATGCGGTTGGAATATGCAGTTGTTGGCGGTGATGATGATAATTTGAGTGTTTGGGAGCTCAAGGACTATGAGAGTAGAAGAATGATCTTGACACTCAAAATCTCCTTTGATAACATGATCTTCAAGGACCCTGACCTTCGCCATGTTAGCATGTCATCTATGAGTATGTTCGCTCCAGAGGCAACAGCTTTCCACCCAAACAATAAGGACGTGGTGTGCTTATTCGTGTTTCCCCACTTCATCTTGTGCAACATACAAAGCGGAGAGTTCGAAATCATCAATCCGTCTCTATACGGAAAAGAGCAATACGCCTACAAAGTCTTGCCAATTGCGCTCCCTTGGTGGCCAACACCAGTTTCAACGATTCCATAA